From the Anas platyrhynchos isolate ZD024472 breed Pekin duck chromosome 27, IASCAAS_PekinDuck_T2T, whole genome shotgun sequence genome, one window contains:
- the PIK3C2B gene encoding phosphatidylinositol 4-phosphate 3-kinase C2 domain-containing subunit beta: MSATRGDGEHWKSLESVGISRKELALAEALQMEYDALSRLRQDKDKEESRTKQRGERPLISWDDPAEPNGCTGIKAARGLSGSDPTLSYNPPTVQEGSPTPRPPPGPPPRPDSQPWLKAPLAGDYLYIFDGSGGDFLGEPLNGTSPPDSGGGSPKKLSPPPLPPRHSIWSPPEGSRRPGKGSPPSSKAPQPRDINMFSQERAHGKLLARRISEEDPYGLADYEGINDAITCLNLKSTYESQVLREASRGWKEGRSIFEKESSGKPVARSKTMPPQVPPRTYVSRFGNRKNLAPNKNRRISVDPVAPRPHSLGNGYELFEVSEERDEEVAAFCHMLDVLRSGPSTQDYSLSGFVWSSVSLSPEHLGHGVSLKVTVVCDSLREPLTFTCDCSSTVDLLIYQTLCYTHDELHAVDVEEFVLKLCGLEEFLQNKHALGSHEYIQHCRKFDIDIRLQLMRRKAVRSDLARTANDDQSPSTLNHYIHLQERPIKQTISRQALSLLFDTFHNEVDAFLAAEGDFPLKAERVIQSVMAICNALAAVESQEITAALNQMPPCPSRMQPKIQKDPNVLAKRENRERIVESLTAAILDLVGLYCSTFNADFQTATPGSREHGVVQEACLLSCPLSFTVYATHRIPITWAASYEDFYLSCSLTHGGKELCSPLHTRKAHVYKYLFHLIIWDQQICFPIQVNRLPRETLLSVTLFAVPVPPPGSSSDTNKQRRVPEALGWVTTPLFNFRQVLTCGRKLLGLWPATQDNSRARSSAPNFNQPDSVILQIDFPTSAFDVKFTSPLAAEVSPRYEFGSLGEEDQRRLREAMQKKSLYWLTDADRKRLWEKRYYCHAAPGALPMLLASAPSWEWACLPDIYALLGQWSCMSHQDALGLLHATFPDQEVRRTAVQWIDSISDTELLDYLPQLVQALKYECYLDSPLVRFLMKRAICDLKITHYFFWLLKDGLKDSQFSIRYQYLLAALLCCCGKGLREEFDRQCLLVNTLARLAQQVRDAAPSARQGILREGLEEVKQFFKANGSCRLPLSPSLLVKGIVPRDCSYFNSNAVPLKLSFQNVDPLGENIRVIFKCGDDLRQDMLTLQMIRIMNKIWVQEGLDMRMVIFRCFSTGRGRGMVEMIPNAETLRKIQVEHGVTGSFKDRPLADWLQKHNPEEDEYEKAVENFIYSCAGCCVATYVLGICDRHNDNIMLKTTGHMFHIDFGRFLGHAQMFGNIKRDRAPFVFTSDMAYVINGGDKPSSRFHDFVDLCCQAYNLIRKHTHLFLNLLGLMLSCGIPELSDLEDLKYVYDALRPQDTDADATTYFTRLIESSLGSVATKLNFFIHNLAQMKFTGSDARPTLSFAPRTHTIKTAGRIRDVFLCRHERVFNPSKGYIYVVKVQRESPSEVVFVQRTFEEFQELHNKLRLLFPSSLLPSFPSRFVIGRSRGEAVAERRKEELNGYIWHLIHAAPEVAECDLIYTFFHPLPRDEKAAGTSPAPKPADATWARPLGKVGGEVKLSISYKNNKLFIMVMHIRGLQPLQDGNDPDPYVKTYLLPDPQKTTKRKTKVARKTCNPTYNEMLVYDGVPRGDLQQRELRLSVLSEEGFWENILLGEVGIRLRDLDLAQEKMGWFALGSRGHGTL, encoded by the exons ATGTCCGCCACGCGTGGCGATGGGGAGCACTGGAAATCCCTCGAGTCGGTGGGCATCAGCCGCAAGGAGCTGGCGCTGGCCGAGGCCCTGCAGATGGAGTACGACGCGCTGTCACGCCTGCGgcaggacaaggacaaggaggAGAGCCGCACCAAGCAGCGGGGCGAGCGGCCCCTCATCTCCTGGGACGACCCCGCCGAACCCAACGGCTGCACCGGCATCAAAGCGGCACGGGGCCTCTCCGGCTCCGACCCCACGCTCAGCTACAACCCCCCGACGGTGCAGGAGGGGTCCCCgaccccccggccccctcccggGCCGCCCCCCCGGCCAGATAGCCAGCCCTGGCTGAAGGCTCCGCTGGCCGGGGACTACCTGTACATCTTCGACGGCTCCGGGGGGGACTTCCTCGGGGAGCCCCTCAACGGCACCTCGCCCCCCGACAGTGGGGGTGGCTCCCCCAAAAAGCTCTCgccgcccccgctgcccccccggcATTCCATCTGGAGCCCCCCCGAGGGCAGCCGGCGCCCGGGGAAGGGGTCCCCCCCGTCCTCCAaagccccccagcccagggaCATCAACATGTTCTCGCAGGAGCGGGCGCACGGCAAGCTGCTCGCCCGGCGCATCTCCGAGGAGGACCCCTACGGCCTCGCCGACTACGAGGGCATCAACGACGCCATCACCTGCCTCAACCTGAAGTCCACCTACGAGTCGCAGGTGCTGCGGGAAGCCTCCCGGGGctggaaggaaggcaggagcaTCTTCGAGAAGGAGTCGAGCGGCAAGCCGGTGGCACGGAGCAAGACCATGCCCCCCCAGGTGCCCCCGCGCACCTACGTCTCCCGCTTCGGCAACAGGAAGAATCTGGCCCCGAACAAAAACCGTAGGATCTCCGTCGACCCG GTTGCCCCCCGGCCACACTCCTTAGGCAACGGCTACGAGCTCTTCGAGGTGTCGGAGGAGCGGGATGAGGAGGTGGCTGCTTTCTGCCACATGCTGGATGT GCTGCGGTCCGGCCCCAGCACCCAGGATTATTCCCTGAGCGGCTTCGTGTGGAGCTCCGTCAGCCTCAGCCCCGAGCACCTGGGGCACGGCGTCAGCCTGAAGGTGACGGTGGTGTGCGACAGCCTGCGGGAGCCCCTCACCTTCACCTGCGACT GCTCGTCCACCGTGGACCTGCTGATCTACCAGACGCTGTGCTACACGCACGATGAGCTGCACGCCGTCGACGTCGAGGAATTCGTGCTCAAGCTCTGCGGCTTGGAGGAATTCTTGCAAAA CAAGCACGCGCTGGGGAGCCACGAGTACATCCAGCACTGCAGGAAATTTGACATCGACATCCGCCTGCAGCTGATGAGGAGGAAAGCTGTGCGCAGCGACCTGGCCCGCACG GCCAACGATGACCAGAGCCCCTCCACCCTCAACCACTACATCCACCTGCAGGAGAGGCCCATCAAGCAAACCATCAGCAG GCAGGCGCTGAGTCTCCTCTTCGACACCTTCCACAACGAGGTGGATGCTTTCCTGGCGGCCGAG GGAGACTTCCCTCTGAAGGCAGAGCGAGTGATCCAGTCGGTCATGGCCATCTGCAACGCCCTGGCCGCCGTCGAGTCCCAGGAAATCACGGCCGCCCTCAACCAGAtgcccccctgcccctcccGCATGCAGCCCAAAATCCAGAAG gATCCAAATGTCCTGGCCAAGAGGGAAAATCGAG AGAGGATCGTGGAGAGCCTTACGGCCGCCATCCTCGACCTGGTGGGGCTCTACTGCAGCACCTTCAACGCCGATTTCCAGACGGCCACGCCGGGGAGCCGGGAGCACGGCGTGGTGCAGGAGGCCTGCCTGCTCTCCTGCCCACTCTCCTTCACCGTCTACGCCACCCACCGCATCCCCATCACCTGGGCTGCCAG CTACGAAGATTTCTACCTCTCCTGCTCCCTCACGCACGGCGGCAAGGAGCTGTGCAGCCCGCTGCACACCAGGAAGGCGCACGTCTACAAGTACCTCTTCCACCTCATCATATGGGACCAGCA GATTTGCTTCCCCATCCAGGTGAACCGGCTGCCGCGGGAGACGCTGCTCAGCGTCACGCTCTTCGCCgtgcccgtgccccccccggggaGCTCCTCGGACACCAACAAGCAGCGGCGGGTCCCCGAGGCGCTGGGCTGGGTCACCACCCCGCTCTTCAACTTCAGGCA GGTCCTGACCTGCGGGCGAAAGCTTTTGGGCTTGTGGCCGGCGACCCAGGACAACTCCAGGGCCAGGTCGAGCGCCCCTAATTTCAACCAGCCCGACAGCGTCATCCTGCAG ATCGATTTCCCCACCTCTGCCTTCGACGTGAAGTTCACGAGCCCACTGGCGGCCGAGGTCAGCCCCAGGTACGAATTCGGCAGCCTGGGCGAGGAGGATCAGCGCAGGCTGCGGGAGGCCATGCAGAAGAAATCGCTCTACTG GTTGACGGACGCCGACCGCAAGCGGCTGTGGGAGAAGCGCTACTACTGCCACGCGGCGCCCGGCGCGCTGCCCATGCTGCTGGCCAGCGCGCCCAGCTGGGAGTGGGCCTGTCTGCCCGACATCTACGCCCTGCTGGGCCAGTGGAGCTGCATGAGCCACCAGGACGCCCTGGGGCTCCTGCACGCCAC GTTCCCGGATCAGGAGGTGAGGAGGACGGCCGTGCAGTGGATCGACTCCATCTCCGACACGGAGCTGCTGGACTACCTGCCCCAGCTGGTGCAG GCCCTAAAGTACGAGTGCTACCTGGACAGCCCGTTGGTGCGCTTCCTGATGAAGCGGGCCATCTGCGACCTGAAAATCACCCACTACTTCTTCTG GCTGCTGAAGGACGGCCTGAAGGATTCCCAGTTCAGCATCCGCTACCAGTACCTGCTGGcggctctgctgtgctgctgcggGAAGGGGCTGCGGGAGGAATTCGACCGCCAGTGCCTGCTGGTCAACACCTTGGCCAGGCTGGCCCAGCAAGTGCGAGACGCCGCGCCGTCTGCTCGCCAG GGCATCCTCCGCgaggggctggaggaggtgaAGCAGTTCTTCAAGGCCAACGGGTCGTGCCGGCTGCcgctcagccccagcctgctggtGAAGGGGATCGTGCCCCGG GACTGCTCCTATTTCAACTCCAACGCCGTCCCCCTGAAGCTCTCCTTCCAGAACGTCGACCCCCTGGGGGAAAATATCCGGGTCATCTTCAAG TGCGGCGACGACCTGCGGCAGGACATGCTGACGCTGCAGATGATCCGCATCATGAACAAGATCTgggtgcaggaggggctggACATGCGCATGGTCATCTTCCGCTGCTTCTCCACGGGCCGGGGACGAG gcaTGGTGGAGATGATCCCCAACGCCGAGACCCTCCGCAAAATCCAGGTGGAGCACGGCGTGACGGGCTCCTTCAAGGACCGGCCGCTGGCAGACTGGCTGCAGAAACACAACCCTGAGGAGGATGAGTACGAGAAG GCCGTGGAGAACTTCATCTACTCCTGCGCCGGCTGCTGCGTGGCCACCTACGTGCTGGGGATCTGCGACCGGCACAACGACAACATCATGCTCAAGACCACCGGCCACATGTTCCACATCGATTTCGGCAGGTTCCTGGGCCACGCGCAGATGTTTGGCAACATCAAGAG GGACCGGGCCCCGTTCGTCTTCACCTCGGACATGGCGTACGTCATCAACGGCGGGGACAAGCCCTCCAGCCGCTTCCACGACTTCGTCGACCTGTGCTGCCAGGCTTACAACCTGATCCGCAAGCACACCCACCTCTTCCTCaacctgctggggctg ATGCTGTCCTGCGGCATCCCCGAGCTCTCCGATCTGGAGGATCTCAAATATGTCTACGATGCCCTGAGGCCGCAGGACACCGATGCCGATGCCACCACCTACTTCACCAG GTTGATCGAGTCCAGCCTGGGCAGCGTGGCCACCAAGCTCAACTTCTTCATCCACAACCTGGCGCAGATGAAGTTCACGGGCTCCGACGCCCGCCCCACGCTCTCCTTCGCCCCCCGCACCCACACCATCAAGACGGCCGGCCGGATCCGCGACGTCTTCCTCTGCCGCCACGAGAGGGTCTTCAACCCCAGCAAGGGCTAC ATTTACGTGGTGAAGGTGCAGCGGGAGAGCCCGAGCGAGGTGGTGTTCGTGCAGCGCACCTTCGAGGAGTTCCAGGAGCTGCACAACAAGCTGcgcctcctcttcccctcctcgcTGCTGCCCAG CTTCCCCAGCAGGTTCGTCATCGGCCGGTCGCGGGGAGAGGCGGTGGCCGAGCGGAGGAAGGAGGAACTCAACGGCTACATCTGGCACCTCATCCACGCCGCCCCCGAGGTGGCCgag TGCGACCTCATCTACACCTTTTTCCACCCACTGCCGAGGGATGAGAAGGCAgctggcaccagccctgcaCCAAAACCAGCAG acGCCACGTGGGCTCGTCCCCTGGGGAAGGTGGGCGGCGAGGTGAAGCTCTCCATCTCCTACAAGAACAACAAGCTCTTCATCATGGTGATGCACATCCGGGGGCTG CAGCCCCTCCAGGATGGCAACGACCCCGACCCCTACGTCAAGACCTACCTGCTGCCCGACCCCCAAAAAACCACCAAGAGGAAAACCAAAGTGGCCCGAAAAACCTGCAACCCCACCTACAACGAGATG cTGGTCTACGACGGGGTCCCCCGGGGGGACCTGCAGCAGCGGGAGCTGCGGCTGAGCGTGCTGAGCGAGGAAGGTTTTTGGGAGAACATCCTCCTCGGGGAGGTCGGCATCCGTCTGCGGGACCTCGACCTGGCGCAGGAGAAGATGGGCTGGTTCGCCCTGGGCTCCCGCGGCCACGGCACCCTCTGA
- the PPP1R15B gene encoding protein phosphatase 1 regulatory subunit 15B, which translates to MEPSGRERGSPIPGRARASSLLGFAPFWPKLAVPSSAAPAAPGPPQPSPSFSWLRLASQLLSPLPSLLHRLRPGTALSSALCPATAAPPPPPEPLPLLRRAEEKGHGGGGVGGGVRSGELFSFVLGSSKSPWGRPLSAEPLGEAWRGGGGLGELGLLRCERLGLLQQRLLGVPEPDHGYHSLEEEQQQRGAAGEPWKNEEQQAPKGAPGPKGELQGEGLGGEEIQPKIRVAARPACANKLIDYILGGTSSGEESAEDDDEDDEDWDDDEEDDDGDDGFDSEGLLSDSDAGSQSGERLHLWKSFFSLDPYNPQNFTATIQTSSSSPGKDMHGGSDVEEEEDEEEEEDSSWADSSSGSPHLSSEEHDEWECSSADEAENLKLWNSFCTSDDPYNPLNFKAPFQTAEKKGKPGSKGTEGPSLGTSERSHLTVCRVQLEKHNCGVPDLVQHGILLGERCRSTTRKKVTFLEKVTEYYVSSEEDRKGPWEELARDGCRFQKRIQETEEAIGYCFTTEHRQRVLNRLRESCSKGVEPF; encoded by the exons atGGAGCCGAGCGGCCGAGAACGGGGCAGCCCCATCCCGGGGCGAGCCCGAGCTTCTTCCCTGCTGGGTTTTGCTCCGTTTTGGCCCAAACTGGCGGTGCCCAGCAGcgcggcccccgccgccccggggccgcctcAGCCCAGCCCGTCCTTCTCGTGGCTGCGCCTCGCCTCACAGCTCCTCTCGCCGCTGCCCTCCCTCCTGCACCGCCTtcggcccggcacggccctCAGCAGCGCCTTGTGCCCGGCCACCGCTGCTCCTCCACCGCCGCCGGAGCCTCTCCCTTTGCTCCGCCGGGCTGAGGAGAAGGGACACGGAGGAGGTGGTGTAGGGGGGGGGGTGCGGAGCGGGGAGCTTTTTTCCTTCGTTTTGGGCTCCTCCAAGAGCCCCTGGGGCCGGCCGCTGAGCGCTGAGCCCTTGGGTGAGGCCTggaggggcggcgggggctTGGgcgagctggggctgctccgcTGCGAGCGCCTCGGGCTCCTCCAGCAGCGCCTCCTCGGCGTGCCCGAGCCCGACCACGGCTACCACAGcctggaggaggagcagcagcagcggggggcCGCCGGGGAGCCCTGGAAAAACGAGGAGCAGCAGGCGCCCAAAGGTGCCCCCGGCCCGAAAGGGGAGCTCCAAGGGGAAGGTTTGGGCGGCGAGGAAATCCAGCCAAAGATTCGGGTTGCGGCCAGGCCGGCTTGTGCTAATAAGTTGATAGATTATATCCTCGGGGGGACCTCCAGCGGGGAGGAGAGCGCAGAGGATGATGATGAGGATGATGAGGACTGGGATGATGATGAGGaggatgatgatggtgatgatggGTTTGACAGCGAAGGGCTGCTGTCGGATTCAGACGCCGGGAGCCAGAGCGGGGAAAGGTTGCACCTCTGGAAGTCCTTCTTCAGCCTGGATCCTTACAACCCGCAGAACTTCACGGCCACCATCCAGACGTCTTCCAGCAGCCCAGGGAAGGACATGCACGGCGGGTCTGatgtggaagaggaggaggacgaggaggaggaggaggattcTTCATGGGCAGACTCATCTTCAGGCTCTCCTCACCTCAGTTCTGAAGAGCACGACGAGTGGGAGTGCAGCAGCGCGGATGAGGCAGAAAACTTGAAACTTTGGAACTCATTCTGTACCTCAGACGATCCTTATAATCCTTTAAATTTCAAGGCACCCTTCCAAACAGCGGAGAAGAAAGGGAAGCCTGGCTCAAAAGGAACAGAGGGGCCGAGTTTGGGCACTTCGGAGCGTAGTCACTTAACTGTCTGTCGGGTACAGCTGGAAAAACATAACTGTGGGGTCCCAGACTTGGTGCAGCATGGCATTCTTTTGGGTGAGAGATGTAGAAGTACCACGCGGAAAAag GTAACCTTCCTTGAAAAAGTTACCGAGTATTACGTCAGCAGCGAGGAGGATCGGAAAGGACCCTGGGAAGAGCTTGCCCGAGATGGCTGCAGGTTCCAGAAACGTATCCAAGAAACAGAAGAAGCCATAGGGTACTGCTTCACCACAGAGCATAGACAGAGAGTCCTGAATAGACTCCGAGAAAGCTGCTCCAAGGGGGTTGAGCCCTTCTAG